The proteins below are encoded in one region of Aquisphaera giovannonii:
- a CDS encoding YfhO family protein — MRQSAWRTASWIAISFAIAFLPCIGKGLRGDRQFGFRDAAHYYYPLYERVQREWDAGRWPLWEPEENGGMPLLGNPTAAVLYPGKLIYAAMPYPWAARVYIAAHVALAFAGTLLVLRAWGVSGTGSALGALTYAFGSPILYQYCNVIYLVGAAWLPLGFLAIDRWLTAGSRPAILGLTAVLAMQTLGGDPQSAYLLGLCGGGYAAGLAWIRSRSSVAEQAEPADGAEPTTGRRGRWWAIPLAVGLVVAWFYVTLRLAEILPRLRPTGEPTPALPWMRYVPLVMLGLWSLVGLRILGGWLRGGRRGRLGGALAGMAAAAVLAAGLSAAQLLPVLEFAGQTTRAEADGPHEVYPFSVAPYRVVEAIWPGIFGAASRTNSSWMDVFKFPGARQKIWVPSNYLGLMGLLLAVSAFGLRGGAPRRVWLSAIVLLGLLGGFGEYTSPIWASRAIAEATGWDVGDIGPQDHDQVTPIRRDRYLRDGDGGIYWLMTNVFPGFKQFRYPAKLLTFTCFGLAALAGMGWDDLMRGRRKRVIPLAAGLALLSFVLLILVLVNRRELIARLSGRGIVTLFGPLDPEAAIRDVTFALSQGAAVATALAVLAILAQARRGGGVLGGLALVAVAADLALANASLVTIVPQSLFDGEPDVAKLIREAEAKDPSPGPFRIHRMPIWSPPAWFLRSSPDRESEFVSWERATLQPKYGINLGIDYTYTKGVAELYDLEWFFVGFERSVHGATAKDLGVAEGTNIVVYPRRSYDIWNSRYFVLPSQSNGWTSEERGYASFLEGTEMVHPLSEFFHGKDNEAERRDWAEKHDYQIRRNLQAFPRSWIVRDFRPLPPLEQLSRRERGGPMQEMLHAGDLTWKDPNLPVYDPRRIAWIRGDDVPGLRPYLNGQPQKATETVKVSYPRPDRVVVEANLDAPGLVVLSDVYYPGWTLTIDDKSAPIYKVNMLMRGAAVEKGTHTLVFRYEPRSFRLGGRISIASLAISAILVLALAVRGRRPPPAADA, encoded by the coding sequence ATGAGACAATCGGCCTGGCGGACGGCCTCGTGGATCGCCATCTCGTTCGCGATCGCCTTCCTCCCCTGCATCGGCAAGGGGCTACGCGGTGACCGGCAATTCGGCTTCCGCGACGCGGCCCATTATTACTACCCGCTCTACGAACGCGTCCAGCGCGAGTGGGACGCGGGCCGATGGCCGCTCTGGGAGCCGGAGGAGAACGGCGGGATGCCGCTCCTCGGCAACCCGACCGCCGCGGTCCTCTATCCCGGCAAGCTCATCTACGCGGCGATGCCCTATCCCTGGGCGGCCCGCGTCTACATCGCGGCGCACGTCGCCCTCGCGTTCGCGGGGACGCTCCTGGTCCTCCGGGCCTGGGGCGTGAGCGGCACGGGCTCGGCGCTGGGGGCCCTGACGTACGCGTTCGGCTCCCCCATCCTGTACCAGTACTGCAACGTCATCTACCTCGTCGGCGCGGCATGGCTGCCGCTCGGCTTCCTGGCCATCGACCGATGGCTGACCGCGGGCAGCCGCCCGGCGATCCTCGGGCTCACCGCGGTCCTGGCGATGCAGACCCTCGGCGGGGACCCCCAGTCGGCCTACCTGCTGGGCCTCTGCGGCGGAGGCTACGCGGCGGGCCTGGCGTGGATCCGGTCGCGGTCCTCCGTCGCCGAGCAGGCCGAGCCCGCGGACGGAGCCGAGCCCACTACTGGTCGACGGGGCCGGTGGTGGGCGATCCCGCTGGCGGTCGGCCTGGTCGTCGCGTGGTTCTACGTCACCCTGAGGCTGGCCGAAATCCTGCCCAGGTTGCGTCCCACGGGCGAGCCGACCCCCGCCCTGCCCTGGATGCGGTACGTCCCCCTGGTGATGCTCGGCCTCTGGTCCCTGGTCGGGCTCCGCATCCTCGGGGGATGGCTCCGCGGCGGGCGCCGCGGCCGGTTGGGCGGTGCGCTTGCCGGCATGGCCGCCGCGGCCGTCCTCGCCGCCGGCCTGTCGGCCGCCCAGTTGCTACCGGTCCTCGAATTCGCGGGCCAGACGACGCGAGCCGAGGCGGACGGGCCGCACGAGGTCTATCCGTTCAGCGTGGCGCCGTACCGGGTCGTCGAGGCAATCTGGCCGGGGATCTTCGGGGCGGCATCGCGGACGAACTCGAGCTGGATGGACGTCTTCAAGTTCCCCGGGGCCAGGCAGAAAATCTGGGTGCCATCAAACTACCTAGGGCTTATGGGACTGCTGCTGGCCGTCTCGGCCTTCGGGCTCCGGGGAGGCGCCCCGCGCAGGGTCTGGCTCTCCGCGATCGTCCTCCTCGGCCTGCTGGGCGGATTCGGCGAGTACACGAGCCCGATATGGGCCTCGCGAGCGATCGCCGAGGCGACCGGGTGGGACGTAGGCGACATCGGGCCGCAGGACCACGACCAGGTGACGCCGATCCGGCGCGATCGCTATCTCAGGGACGGCGACGGCGGCATCTACTGGCTCATGACGAATGTTTTTCCGGGCTTCAAGCAGTTCCGATACCCGGCGAAGCTGCTGACGTTCACCTGCTTCGGCCTCGCCGCGCTCGCGGGGATGGGCTGGGACGACCTGATGCGAGGACGCCGCAAGCGGGTCATCCCCCTGGCCGCCGGCCTCGCCCTGCTGTCGTTCGTCCTCCTGATCTTGGTCCTGGTCAACCGCCGGGAACTGATCGCACGACTCTCGGGGCGGGGAATCGTCACGCTCTTCGGCCCGCTGGACCCCGAGGCCGCGATCCGCGACGTCACCTTCGCGCTGAGCCAGGGGGCCGCGGTCGCCACGGCACTCGCCGTCCTGGCCATCCTGGCCCAGGCGAGGAGAGGCGGCGGCGTGCTCGGCGGACTCGCCCTCGTCGCGGTCGCGGCCGACCTCGCCCTGGCGAACGCCTCGCTGGTGACCATCGTCCCGCAGTCGCTCTTCGACGGAGAGCCGGACGTGGCGAAGCTCATCCGGGAGGCGGAGGCGAAAGATCCTTCCCCCGGCCCGTTCCGCATCCACCGGATGCCGATCTGGAGCCCGCCGGCCTGGTTCCTCCGGTCGTCGCCCGACCGAGAGTCGGAATTCGTCAGCTGGGAGCGGGCCACGCTCCAGCCCAAGTACGGCATCAACCTGGGCATCGACTACACCTACACGAAGGGCGTGGCGGAGCTGTACGACCTGGAGTGGTTCTTCGTCGGCTTCGAGCGGTCCGTCCACGGCGCCACCGCCAAGGACCTCGGCGTGGCGGAGGGGACGAACATCGTCGTCTACCCGCGGAGGTCCTACGACATCTGGAATTCGCGGTATTTCGTGCTCCCGTCGCAGTCCAACGGGTGGACGTCCGAGGAGCGGGGGTATGCCTCGTTCCTCGAGGGGACCGAGATGGTCCACCCCCTGTCGGAGTTCTTCCACGGCAAGGACAACGAGGCCGAGCGTCGGGACTGGGCGGAGAAGCACGATTACCAGATCCGGCGCAACCTCCAGGCCTTCCCGCGATCGTGGATTGTCCGGGACTTCCGCCCCTTGCCGCCGCTGGAGCAGCTCTCGCGACGCGAGCGGGGCGGGCCGATGCAGGAGATGCTCCACGCCGGCGACCTGACCTGGAAGGACCCGAACCTGCCGGTCTACGACCCGCGCCGGATCGCCTGGATCCGGGGCGACGATGTCCCCGGCCTCCGGCCGTACCTGAACGGCCAGCCGCAGAAGGCCACGGAGACCGTGAAGGTCTCGTATCCCCGGCCCGACCGGGTCGTCGTCGAGGCCAACCTCGACGCCCCCGGGCTCGTCGTGCTGTCCGACGTCTACTATCCCGGCTGGACCTTGACCATCGACGACAAGTCGGCGCCGATCTACAAGGTCAATATGCTGATGCGCGGGGCGGCCGTTGAGAAGGGCACGCACACCCTGGTGTTCCGCTACGAGCCCCGCTCCTTCCGCCTCGGCGGCCGGATTTCGATCGCCAGCCTGGCGATCTCCGCGATCCTCGTCCTGGCGCTGGCCGTTCGCGGGCGTCGTCCGCCTCCGGCCGCCGATGCGTAA
- the mqnC gene encoding cyclic dehypoxanthinyl futalosine synthase, with protein sequence MSSTVPAILQGAAEGRRVTFEEGVRLAREAGLHALGRAADAVCRRLHPEPYRTYNIDRNINYTNVCTAVCDFCAFYRKVNDADAYVLDRDVLLDKIRETVELGGDQILMQGGLHPKLPLEWYEELLRDIKAHYPAVNVHGFSAPEIYHFTKVSKLPLDTVLSRLKDAGLGSLPGGGAEILVDRVRAAITRGKVMTDDWLEVHRAWHRLGGRSTATMMFGHVETLEERVEHLERVRQLQDETGGFTAFISWTFQPDHTDMADVPPAGAFEYLKTQALSRIYLDNVPNIQSSWVTQGPKIGQVGLFFGANDMGSLMIEENVVSAAGTVHHQSIEQIRRSIREAGYIPRQRNVFYEYLDRAPEAAEAALAAG encoded by the coding sequence TTGTCTTCCACCGTCCCCGCGATCTTGCAGGGCGCCGCTGAGGGGCGCCGCGTCACCTTCGAGGAGGGCGTCAGGCTCGCCCGCGAGGCCGGCCTGCACGCGCTGGGCCGGGCCGCGGACGCCGTCTGCAGGCGGCTCCACCCCGAGCCGTATCGCACGTACAACATCGACCGGAACATCAACTACACGAACGTCTGCACGGCCGTTTGCGACTTCTGCGCCTTCTACCGCAAGGTCAACGACGCCGACGCCTACGTGCTGGATCGCGACGTCCTGCTGGACAAGATCCGCGAGACCGTGGAGCTGGGCGGCGACCAGATCCTCATGCAGGGGGGCCTGCACCCGAAGCTCCCGCTCGAGTGGTACGAGGAGCTGCTCCGCGACATCAAGGCTCACTACCCGGCGGTGAACGTCCACGGGTTCTCGGCGCCGGAGATCTACCACTTCACGAAGGTGTCGAAGCTCCCGCTCGACACGGTCCTGTCCCGGCTCAAGGATGCCGGGCTCGGCAGCCTGCCGGGGGGCGGCGCGGAGATCCTCGTCGACCGCGTCCGCGCGGCGATCACCCGGGGCAAGGTGATGACGGACGACTGGCTGGAGGTCCATCGCGCCTGGCATCGGCTCGGCGGGCGTTCCACCGCCACCATGATGTTCGGCCACGTCGAGACCCTGGAGGAGCGCGTGGAGCACCTGGAGCGGGTCCGCCAGCTCCAGGACGAGACCGGCGGCTTCACGGCGTTCATCTCCTGGACCTTCCAGCCCGACCACACGGACATGGCCGACGTGCCGCCGGCCGGGGCCTTCGAGTACCTCAAGACCCAGGCCCTGTCCCGCATCTACCTGGACAACGTCCCCAACATCCAGTCCTCGTGGGTGACCCAGGGGCCGAAGATCGGCCAGGTCGGCCTGTTCTTCGGCGCCAACGACATGGGGAGCCTGATGATCGAGGAGAACGTGGTGTCCGCGGCCGGGACGGTCCACCACCAGTCGATCGAGCAGATCCGCCGCTCGATCCGCGAGGCCGGGTACATACCCCGCCAGCGTAACGTATTCTATGAGTACCTGGACCGGGCCCCGGAGGCGGCCGAGGCGGCGCTCGCGGCCGGCTGA
- a CDS encoding ABC transporter permease subunit/CPBP intramembrane protease yields MSWSNLFVIFRRELLDQLRDRRTLFMVFIFPILLYPLLGLGVSQMVAAMEKKPRVVVVVGAEHLPAEQPLISPEGDGFDPRLFDSPAEAALLKVQKVPADGPWGNPEFRQQAIRQGSAAAIMVIPSDLPRQFREKNDAPIPILYRSVDEPSQITYLRLREMLDRWKRGIVEARAKRDNLPSGYTQPIEVRGMDVATEQEVGGNVWSRIFPFLLVMMSLTGAFYPAVDLCAGEKERGTMETLLISPATRAEIVLGKFLTVMFASVTTAVLNLVSMGLTGIFMAARGGHLGLHGASQAAGGGAGLSPPSVQSAIWMVALLIPLAAFFSAVCVALAVLARSMKEGQYYMTPLYLVCLPLIFLTLLPEIKLNLFYSLVPITGVALLLRALIMGDYRTGIQFFVPVMVPTIIYAWLAIRWAVDQFEREQVLFREAERFSLGTWFRHLLRDKEPRPTGGQAMLCFAVILSASWFLMVYMLMRGMGASLAAIAAGQFLILIPPIIMAVMLTSAPGRTLRLAWPSGRYLALAVAFPLALNPLVNLLGVLVQALFPVSSTVKEAYAQLVPADLGLFTLVGVFALIPAICEETAFRGFILSGLEGGRRTRSAIFISALMFGFLHVLLSMYQQLFNATLLGVVLGLLAVRSRSLLPGVVFHFLNNTLAVTQPARLRLLESAGLARWIYREPAEGLYHEGWVLVSVLASGLLFYSLWKRDRPESGRAARVEAIELAEAPAG; encoded by the coding sequence ATGAGCTGGTCGAACCTCTTCGTCATCTTCCGCCGCGAGCTCCTCGACCAGCTCCGCGACCGCCGCACGCTGTTCATGGTCTTCATCTTCCCGATCCTCCTCTACCCGCTGCTGGGCCTCGGCGTCTCCCAGATGGTGGCGGCGATGGAGAAGAAGCCCCGGGTGGTCGTGGTGGTCGGGGCGGAGCACCTGCCGGCGGAGCAGCCGCTGATCAGCCCCGAGGGCGACGGCTTCGACCCGAGGCTCTTCGATTCGCCGGCCGAGGCCGCGCTCCTGAAGGTGCAGAAGGTGCCGGCGGACGGCCCCTGGGGCAATCCGGAGTTCCGCCAGCAGGCGATCCGCCAGGGCTCGGCCGCGGCGATCATGGTCATCCCGTCGGACCTCCCCAGGCAGTTCCGCGAGAAGAACGACGCCCCGATCCCGATCCTCTATCGGAGCGTGGACGAGCCCAGCCAGATCACCTACCTGCGGCTCCGAGAGATGCTCGACCGCTGGAAGCGCGGGATCGTGGAGGCCAGGGCGAAGCGGGACAATCTGCCCTCCGGCTACACCCAGCCGATCGAGGTCCGGGGGATGGACGTCGCCACCGAGCAGGAGGTGGGCGGCAACGTCTGGAGCCGGATCTTCCCCTTCCTCCTGGTCATGATGTCGCTCACCGGGGCCTTCTATCCGGCCGTCGACCTGTGCGCCGGGGAGAAGGAGCGGGGGACGATGGAGACCCTCCTGATCAGCCCGGCGACCCGGGCCGAGATCGTGCTGGGCAAGTTCCTGACGGTCATGTTCGCCAGCGTCACGACCGCGGTGCTCAACCTGGTGAGCATGGGGCTGACCGGCATCTTCATGGCCGCCCGCGGCGGGCACCTCGGGCTCCACGGCGCCTCGCAGGCCGCCGGCGGAGGGGCGGGGCTCTCGCCGCCGAGCGTGCAGTCGGCGATCTGGATGGTCGCCCTGCTGATCCCGCTGGCGGCCTTCTTCAGCGCCGTCTGCGTGGCGCTCGCCGTGCTCGCCCGGAGCATGAAGGAGGGGCAGTATTACATGACGCCCCTCTACCTCGTCTGCCTCCCCCTGATCTTCCTGACGCTCCTCCCCGAGATCAAGCTGAACCTCTTCTACAGCCTCGTGCCGATCACGGGGGTCGCGCTGCTGCTCCGCGCCCTGATCATGGGGGACTATCGGACCGGGATCCAGTTCTTCGTGCCGGTCATGGTGCCGACGATCATCTACGCCTGGCTGGCGATCCGATGGGCCGTGGACCAGTTCGAGCGCGAGCAGGTCCTCTTCCGGGAGGCCGAGCGTTTCAGCCTGGGCACGTGGTTCCGCCACCTGCTGCGGGACAAGGAGCCGAGGCCCACGGGAGGCCAGGCGATGCTCTGCTTCGCGGTCATCCTGTCGGCCTCGTGGTTCCTGATGGTCTACATGCTCATGCGGGGCATGGGGGCGAGCCTCGCGGCGATCGCCGCGGGCCAGTTCCTGATCCTCATCCCGCCGATCATCATGGCCGTGATGCTGACATCCGCCCCGGGGCGGACGCTCCGCCTCGCCTGGCCATCCGGTCGGTACCTCGCGCTGGCGGTCGCCTTCCCGCTGGCGCTCAATCCGCTGGTCAACCTGCTGGGGGTCCTGGTCCAGGCGCTCTTCCCGGTCTCTTCCACGGTCAAGGAGGCGTATGCCCAGCTCGTGCCGGCGGACCTCGGGCTGTTCACGCTGGTCGGGGTCTTCGCCCTGATCCCGGCGATCTGCGAGGAGACGGCCTTCCGCGGGTTCATCCTGTCCGGCCTGGAAGGGGGCCGCCGGACCCGGTCGGCGATCTTCATCTCGGCGCTGATGTTCGGGTTCCTGCACGTGCTCCTGAGCATGTACCAGCAGCTCTTCAACGCGACCCTGCTGGGCGTGGTGCTGGGCCTCCTGGCGGTCCGCAGCCGGAGCCTGCTGCCGGGCGTGGTCTTCCACTTCCTCAACAACACGCTGGCGGTGACCCA
- a CDS encoding metallophosphoesterase — protein MRDRTIAIGDIHGCSAALAALIDAIRPTPGDTIITLGDYINRGPDSKGVLDRLIELGRHCRLVPILGNHDQMLLDVRSGKYPLFWLFDMGGTATLDSYGPGRDLARIPDEHYGFLESCRDFHETDTHFFVHANYDADVPMAEQEIGMLRWESLRATVPGPHESGKKAVVGHTSQKGGEILDLGHLKCIDTYCYGGGWLTALEVRTEEVWQVDRAGTWRTG, from the coding sequence ATGCGCGACCGGACCATCGCGATCGGCGATATCCACGGCTGCTCGGCGGCGCTCGCGGCCCTGATCGACGCCATTCGGCCGACGCCCGGGGATACCATCATCACCCTGGGCGACTACATCAACCGCGGCCCGGACAGCAAGGGCGTCCTCGACCGGCTCATCGAGCTGGGCCGGCATTGTCGACTGGTCCCGATCCTCGGGAACCACGACCAGATGCTCCTGGACGTCCGCTCCGGGAAGTATCCCCTCTTCTGGCTCTTCGACATGGGAGGGACGGCGACCCTCGATTCCTACGGCCCCGGGCGCGACCTCGCGCGAATACCCGACGAACACTACGGGTTCCTGGAAAGCTGCCGAGACTTCCACGAGACCGATACCCACTTCTTCGTCCACGCGAACTACGACGCGGACGTCCCCATGGCCGAGCAGGAAATCGGGATGCTCCGCTGGGAATCGCTGCGAGCGACGGTCCCGGGCCCGCACGAGTCGGGGAAGAAGGCCGTCGTCGGCCACACGTCGCAGAAGGGGGGTGAGATCCTCGACCTGGGCCACCTCAAGTGCATCGACACTTACTGCTACGGCGGCGGATGGTTGACGGCACTCGAGGTGCGGACCGAGGAGGTCTGGCAGGTGGATCGTGCGGGGACATGGCGTACAGGATGA
- a CDS encoding cytochrome-c peroxidase, with product MERLRRLSGIVAPGLVLAGFLGLGAGRLLSPPSVAQEEPHKPPDEDPTSPADYLWQASRPELIKDEPLAVKAPIGLMPLTPKVVVPAGNPITKGKYELGRQLYFDPRISLDGRESCATCHNPDLGWSDGRKTSTGIKGQKGNRNAPTVFNTAYGKTMFWDGRAPSLEGQAQGPMINPIEMGAQKHQDIVERLRKVPGYKEQFAKVFGTDVTLDGMSKAIATFERVAALSGNSKYDKYNAGDNDALSESEKRGMVLFGLRLSTDDEFKPGVELQKAKCTLCHVGSNFSDEQFHNIGVGWDESRKKLADIGRWAPVPIGHKTEEDRGAFKTPTCRNIELTAPYMHDGSMKTLEEIVEHYDKGGNPNPALDPDMKPLKLTAQEKADLVAFMKALTGEHKTLAELLPTLPPNADGSTVDPTVALTTASGD from the coding sequence ATGGAACGTCTCCGGAGATTATCCGGCATCGTCGCCCCCGGCCTCGTGCTGGCCGGGTTCCTCGGCCTCGGCGCAGGCCGGTTGTTGAGCCCGCCGAGCGTCGCCCAGGAAGAGCCGCACAAGCCCCCCGATGAGGATCCGACGAGCCCGGCGGACTACCTCTGGCAGGCATCCAGGCCGGAGCTCATCAAGGACGAGCCCCTGGCCGTCAAGGCGCCGATCGGCCTGATGCCGCTGACGCCCAAGGTCGTGGTCCCGGCCGGCAATCCGATCACCAAGGGCAAGTACGAGCTCGGCCGCCAGCTCTACTTCGACCCGCGGATCTCGCTCGACGGCAGGGAGAGCTGCGCGACCTGCCACAACCCCGACCTCGGCTGGTCCGACGGCCGGAAGACCTCCACGGGCATCAAGGGCCAGAAGGGCAACCGCAACGCCCCGACGGTCTTCAACACGGCCTACGGCAAGACGATGTTCTGGGACGGCCGGGCGCCCTCCCTGGAGGGGCAGGCCCAGGGCCCGATGATCAACCCGATCGAGATGGGCGCCCAGAAGCACCAGGACATCGTCGAGCGGCTCCGCAAGGTCCCCGGCTACAAGGAGCAGTTCGCGAAGGTCTTCGGCACCGACGTGACGCTCGACGGCATGTCCAAGGCCATCGCCACCTTCGAGCGGGTGGCCGCCCTCTCCGGCAACTCCAAGTACGACAAGTACAACGCCGGCGACAACGACGCCCTCTCGGAGAGCGAGAAGCGGGGCATGGTGCTCTTCGGCCTGCGGCTGAGCACCGACGACGAATTCAAGCCCGGCGTCGAGCTGCAGAAGGCCAAGTGCACGCTCTGCCACGTCGGCTCCAACTTCAGCGACGAGCAGTTCCACAACATCGGCGTCGGCTGGGACGAGTCCAGGAAGAAGCTCGCGGACATCGGCCGCTGGGCTCCGGTGCCGATCGGGCACAAGACCGAGGAAGACCGGGGCGCCTTCAAGACGCCGACCTGCCGGAACATCGAGCTGACCGCACCGTACATGCACGACGGCAGCATGAAGACGCTGGAGGAGATCGTCGAGCACTACGACAAGGGCGGCAACCCGAATCCGGCCCTCGACCCGGACATGAAGCCCCTCAAGCTGACGGCCCAGGAGAAGGCGGACCTGGTGGCCTTCATGAAGGCGCTCACCGGCGAGCACAAGACCCTGGCCGAGCTGCTGCCGACCCTCCCGCCGAATGCCGACGGCTCGACCGTGGATCCGACCGTCGCGCTGACGACCGCTTCCGGAGACTGA
- a CDS encoding indolepyruvate ferredoxin oxidoreductase subunit alpha — MAASSLAGKPRKVIPKILAVIHADGCTGCEACLEVCPVDCIYKVSPTEYPGLQGFCDIDLDRCIGCKHCAQVCPWDAIDMVDTIDVAYHVAVKGGPPEYVAEEWDNLVDAAQRNAEGLLAKKK; from the coding sequence ATGGCAGCGTCCTCGCTCGCCGGCAAGCCCCGCAAGGTCATCCCCAAGATCCTGGCCGTGATCCACGCGGACGGCTGCACCGGCTGCGAAGCCTGCCTGGAAGTCTGCCCCGTGGATTGCATCTACAAGGTCAGCCCGACCGAGTACCCGGGGCTCCAGGGCTTCTGCGACATCGACCTCGACCGTTGCATCGGCTGCAAGCACTGCGCCCAGGTCTGCCCGTGGGATGCCATCGACATGGTGGACACGATCGACGTGGCTTATCACGTCGCCGTCAAGGGCGGTCCCCCGGAGTACGTGGCCGAGGAATGGGATAACCTCGTGGACGCCGCCCAGCGCAACGCCGAGGGGTTGCTCGCCAAGAAGAAATGA
- a CDS encoding menaquinone biosynthetic enzyme MqnA/MqnD family protein → MEPRVRVGAVSYLNAKPLYYRLEEFHPGVDLRMAVPSLMARDLAAGELDIALIPSVEYLRGAHRGYEILPGFAIAARGPVLSVKLFSRVPFNRIERLALDEGSRTSQALSRVWLDEAWGCRPGVIEPLPLGVPVLESTADAVLVIGDRAMLVPDEPFHAVADLGEAWRELTGLPFVFALWVVRKGAELGDLPEALGRSRAEGLANADAIAREHGPRLGLDVATCYHYLTRALSYDLGEPELAGLTLFARKAAALGLAPEGVNLVFHRPRDLAGRR, encoded by the coding sequence GTGGAACCGAGAGTACGCGTCGGCGCCGTCAGTTACCTGAATGCGAAGCCGTTGTATTACCGGCTCGAGGAGTTCCATCCCGGCGTGGACCTCAGGATGGCGGTCCCCAGCCTGATGGCCAGGGACCTGGCGGCCGGCGAGCTGGACATCGCCCTGATCCCGTCGGTGGAGTACCTGCGCGGGGCCCATCGCGGGTATGAGATCCTGCCCGGGTTCGCGATCGCGGCGCGGGGGCCGGTGCTCAGCGTCAAGCTGTTCAGCCGGGTGCCCTTCAACCGCATCGAACGGCTGGCCCTGGACGAGGGCTCGCGGACGAGCCAGGCGCTCTCGCGGGTCTGGCTCGACGAGGCATGGGGTTGCCGGCCGGGGGTGATCGAGCCGCTGCCGCTGGGCGTCCCGGTGCTGGAGAGCACGGCCGATGCGGTGCTCGTGATCGGCGACCGGGCGATGCTGGTGCCGGACGAGCCCTTCCACGCCGTGGCCGACCTGGGAGAGGCCTGGCGCGAGCTGACGGGGCTGCCGTTCGTGTTCGCCCTCTGGGTCGTCCGAAAGGGCGCCGAACTGGGGGATCTCCCCGAGGCCCTCGGGCGGAGCCGGGCCGAAGGCCTGGCGAACGCGGACGCGATCGCCCGCGAGCACGGACCACGGCTAGGACTCGATGTGGCGACCTGCTACCATTACCTCACCCGCGCCCTGTCATACGACCTCGGCGAGCCGGAGCTGGCGGGCCTGACGCTGTTCGCCCGCAAGGCGGCCGCGCTCGGCCTGGCGCCCGAAGGAGTGAACCTTGTCTTCCACCGTCCCCGCGATCTTGCAGGGCGCCGCTGA
- a CDS encoding ABC transporter ATP-binding protein, giving the protein MIHVEDLSKAFLDYQRGWVHAVRGVSFACRPGEIFGLLGPNGAGKTTTLRILSTVLRPTGGRAVVAGYDVVQHPQQVRRHIGYMSASTGIYDRMTAWELVEYFGRLYGMDRGTLRARMESIFDWLKMDDFRDTLCSKLSTGMKQKVSIARTVVHDPPVLIFDEPTSGLDVLVQRSVVQKILELRDMGKTILFSTHSMHEVSKLCQKVAIIHRGVLQASGTPGELLERFGQPDLEELFFALVERADREAEASGSGALAR; this is encoded by the coding sequence GTGATCCACGTCGAAGACCTCTCCAAGGCGTTCCTCGACTACCAGCGGGGGTGGGTGCACGCGGTCCGGGGCGTCTCGTTCGCCTGCCGGCCCGGCGAGATCTTCGGCCTGCTGGGGCCCAACGGCGCGGGCAAGACGACCACGCTCCGGATCCTGAGCACGGTCCTCAGGCCGACGGGGGGCCGCGCGGTCGTCGCCGGCTACGACGTGGTGCAGCATCCCCAGCAGGTGCGCCGGCACATCGGCTACATGTCGGCCAGCACCGGCATCTACGACCGGATGACGGCCTGGGAGCTCGTCGAGTACTTCGGGCGGCTCTACGGGATGGACCGGGGGACCCTCCGCGCCCGGATGGAGTCGATCTTCGACTGGCTGAAGATGGACGACTTCCGCGACACGCTCTGCTCGAAGCTCTCGACGGGCATGAAGCAGAAGGTCTCGATCGCGCGGACCGTGGTCCACGACCCCCCGGTCCTGATCTTCGACGAGCCGACCTCCGGCCTGGACGTCCTGGTGCAGCGTTCGGTCGTGCAGAAGATCCTCGAGCTCCGCGATATGGGCAAGACGATCCTCTTCTCGACCCACTCGATGCACGAGGTCTCCAAGCTCTGCCAGAAGGTGGCGATCATCCACCGGGGCGTGCTCCAGGCCTCGGGGACGCCGGGCGAGCTGCTCGAGCGGTTCGGCCAGCCCGACCTGGAGGAGCTCTTCTTCGCGCTGGTCGAGCGTGCCGACCGCGAGGCCGAGGCATCCGGGTCGGGTGCCCTGGCCCGGTGA